A part of Meleagris gallopavo isolate NT-WF06-2002-E0010 breed Aviagen turkey brand Nicholas breeding stock chromosome 28, Turkey_5.1, whole genome shotgun sequence genomic DNA contains:
- the USP49 gene encoding ubiquitin carboxyl-terminal hydrolase 49 isoform X2, translated as MDRCKHVGRLRLAQDHSILNPQKWHCVDCQTTESIWACLKCSHVACGRYMEEHALKHFEETRHPLAMEVNDLYVFCYLCEDYVLNDNPEGDLKLLRSSLSAIKSQKHDPSTRSGRTLRSMTLGEDVCSHQRTPQGQSQMLTALWHRRQSLLAKALRTWFGKSSRGQLKLKQKKQMEELEKKKEAARRRRQEMKRQLLEELANTPPRKSARLLSHVHRENLIPRKFREVATASPTSRQMQSSRFNQFYSIRRKPLMTPGVTGLRNLGNTCYMNSILQVLSHLQKFRECFLTLDLCETEELLAKTVNGKSRLPGRLANGSAANESGRTDRVGSYGAQSLPAGLNGSSSISRSLELIQPKEPRSKHISLCHELHTLFRVMWSGKWALVSPFAMLHSVWSLIPAFRGYDQQDAQEFLCELLDKVQQELESEGTKRRILIPFSQRKLTKQVLKVVNTIFHGQLLSQVTCITCNYKSNTVEPFWDLSLEFPERYHSIEKGIIPVNQAECMLTEMLAKFTETEALEGRIYACDQCNSKRRKSSPKPLVLSEAKKQLMIYRLPQVLRLHLKRFRWSERNHREKIGVHVLFDQVFGSTAMTPN; from the exons ATGGATAGATGCAAACATGTTGGGCGGCTACGACTCGCCCAGGACCATTCTATCCTGAACCCACAGAAGTGGCACTGCGTGGACTGCCAGACAACTGAATCAATCTGGGCTTGTCTGAAATGCTCCCATGTAGCCTGTGGGAGGTACATGGAGGAGCATGCACTTAAACACTTTGAAGAAACCAGACATCCATTGGCAATGGAAGTTAACGATCTGTATGTATTTTGTTACCTTTGTGAAGATTATGTCTTGAATGATAACCCGGAGGGTGACTTGAAATTGCTGAGAAGTTCTCTGTCAGCGATTAAAAGTCAAAAACATGATCCATCAACAAGAAGCGGGAGGACATTGCGATCCATGACTTTGGGGGAGGACGTGTGCAGCCATCAGAGGACCCCTCAGGGACAATCTCAGATGCTTACAGCTCTCTGGCACAGGCGCCAGTCTTTGCTTGCCAAGGCACTGCGGACCTGGTTTGGTAAGAGCTCCAGAGGCCAGCTGaagttaaaacaaaagaaacagatggaGGAGTTGGAGAAGAAGAAGGAGGCAGCTAGGCGGCGACGGCAGGAGATGAAGAGACAGCTTCTGGAGGAGCTGGCAAACACTCCTCCGAGGAAGAGTGCAAGGCTGCTGTCGCACGTGCACAGAGAGAACTTGATTCCAAGGAAATTCAGGGAGGTGGCGACCGCTTCCCCTACCTCAAGgcagatgcagagcagcagattCAATCAGTTTTATTCCATCCGGCGTAAGCCTCTGATGACTCCCGGGGTGACGGGTCTAAGGAACCTGGGAAACACATGTTACATGAACTCTATTCTGCAAGTGCTGAGTCACCTCCAGAAATTTAGAGAATGCTTTTTGACTCTTGATCTCTGTGAAACGGAAGAACTCTTGGCCAAAACTGTGAACGGGAAGTCTAGGTTGCCTGGCAGATTGGCGAATGGATCTGCTGCTAATGAGTCAGGGAGGACTGACAGAGTGGGATCATACGGCGCGCAGAGCTTGCCAGCTGGCTTAAATGGCAGCTCCTCAATAAGCAGGAGTTTAGAACTAATACAACCCAAGGAACCACGTTCAAAGCACATCTCCCTCTGTCACGAATTGCACACCCTCTTCAGAGTGATGTGGTCTGGCAAGTGGGCACTTGTGTCCCCGTTTGCCATGCTGCACTCTGTGTGGAGTCTGATCCCGGCGTTCCGAGGTTACGATCAGCAGGACGCTCAGGAATTCCTATGCGAGCTGTTGGATAaagtgcagcaggagctggagtCAGAAGGAACGAAGCGCAGGATCCTCATCCCTTTCTCGCAGAGGAAGCTCACCAAGCAGGTCCTGAAGGTGGTGAACACCATTTTTCACGGGCAGTTGCTCAGTCAG GTCACCTGTATAACATGCAACTATAAATCCAACACCGTTGAGCCCTTTTGGGATCTTTCCCTGGAGTTTCCTGAGCGCTATCACTCAATTGAGAAAGGGATTATCCCTGTTAACCAGGCAGAGTGCATGCTGACGGAAATGTTGGCCAAGTTCACAGAAACTGAAGCTCTGGAAGGGAGGATATATGCGTGCGACCAATGCAACA GCAAACGACGAAAGTCTTCTCCCAAACCTCTTGTTCTGAGTGAAGCTAAAAAGCAGTTAATGATCTACAGACTACCTCAGGTCCTCCGACTGCACCTTAAACGATTCAG GTGGTCTGAACGCAATCACCGTGAGAAGATTGGGGTCCATGTCCTCTTTGACCAG GTTTTTGGGTCCACTGCAATGACTCCAAACTGA
- the USP49 gene encoding ubiquitin carboxyl-terminal hydrolase 49 isoform X1: MDRCKHVGRLRLAQDHSILNPQKWHCVDCQTTESIWACLKCSHVACGRYMEEHALKHFEETRHPLAMEVNDLYVFCYLCEDYVLNDNPEGDLKLLRSSLSAIKSQKHDPSTRSGRTLRSMTLGEDVCSHQRTPQGQSQMLTALWHRRQSLLAKALRTWFGKSSRGQLKLKQKKQMEELEKKKEAARRRRQEMKRQLLEELANTPPRKSARLLSHVHRENLIPRKFREVATASPTSRQMQSSRFNQFYSIRRKPLMTPGVTGLRNLGNTCYMNSILQVLSHLQKFRECFLTLDLCETEELLAKTVNGKSRLPGRLANGSAANESGRTDRVGSYGAQSLPAGLNGSSSISRSLELIQPKEPRSKHISLCHELHTLFRVMWSGKWALVSPFAMLHSVWSLIPAFRGYDQQDAQEFLCELLDKVQQELESEGTKRRILIPFSQRKLTKQVLKVVNTIFHGQLLSQVTCITCNYKSNTVEPFWDLSLEFPERYHSIEKGIIPVNQAECMLTEMLAKFTETEALEGRIYACDQCNSKRRKSSPKPLVLSEAKKQLMIYRLPQVLRLHLKRFRWSERNHREKIGVHVLFDQVLNMEPYCCRDSLSSLDKETFVYDLSAVVMHHGKGFGSGHYTAYCYNTEGGFWVHCNDSKLNVCSVEEVCKTQAYILFYTQRTVQDKARISEKQLQAQVLSKNTDKDRRLTFP; encoded by the exons ATGGATAGATGCAAACATGTTGGGCGGCTACGACTCGCCCAGGACCATTCTATCCTGAACCCACAGAAGTGGCACTGCGTGGACTGCCAGACAACTGAATCAATCTGGGCTTGTCTGAAATGCTCCCATGTAGCCTGTGGGAGGTACATGGAGGAGCATGCACTTAAACACTTTGAAGAAACCAGACATCCATTGGCAATGGAAGTTAACGATCTGTATGTATTTTGTTACCTTTGTGAAGATTATGTCTTGAATGATAACCCGGAGGGTGACTTGAAATTGCTGAGAAGTTCTCTGTCAGCGATTAAAAGTCAAAAACATGATCCATCAACAAGAAGCGGGAGGACATTGCGATCCATGACTTTGGGGGAGGACGTGTGCAGCCATCAGAGGACCCCTCAGGGACAATCTCAGATGCTTACAGCTCTCTGGCACAGGCGCCAGTCTTTGCTTGCCAAGGCACTGCGGACCTGGTTTGGTAAGAGCTCCAGAGGCCAGCTGaagttaaaacaaaagaaacagatggaGGAGTTGGAGAAGAAGAAGGAGGCAGCTAGGCGGCGACGGCAGGAGATGAAGAGACAGCTTCTGGAGGAGCTGGCAAACACTCCTCCGAGGAAGAGTGCAAGGCTGCTGTCGCACGTGCACAGAGAGAACTTGATTCCAAGGAAATTCAGGGAGGTGGCGACCGCTTCCCCTACCTCAAGgcagatgcagagcagcagattCAATCAGTTTTATTCCATCCGGCGTAAGCCTCTGATGACTCCCGGGGTGACGGGTCTAAGGAACCTGGGAAACACATGTTACATGAACTCTATTCTGCAAGTGCTGAGTCACCTCCAGAAATTTAGAGAATGCTTTTTGACTCTTGATCTCTGTGAAACGGAAGAACTCTTGGCCAAAACTGTGAACGGGAAGTCTAGGTTGCCTGGCAGATTGGCGAATGGATCTGCTGCTAATGAGTCAGGGAGGACTGACAGAGTGGGATCATACGGCGCGCAGAGCTTGCCAGCTGGCTTAAATGGCAGCTCCTCAATAAGCAGGAGTTTAGAACTAATACAACCCAAGGAACCACGTTCAAAGCACATCTCCCTCTGTCACGAATTGCACACCCTCTTCAGAGTGATGTGGTCTGGCAAGTGGGCACTTGTGTCCCCGTTTGCCATGCTGCACTCTGTGTGGAGTCTGATCCCGGCGTTCCGAGGTTACGATCAGCAGGACGCTCAGGAATTCCTATGCGAGCTGTTGGATAaagtgcagcaggagctggagtCAGAAGGAACGAAGCGCAGGATCCTCATCCCTTTCTCGCAGAGGAAGCTCACCAAGCAGGTCCTGAAGGTGGTGAACACCATTTTTCACGGGCAGTTGCTCAGTCAG GTCACCTGTATAACATGCAACTATAAATCCAACACCGTTGAGCCCTTTTGGGATCTTTCCCTGGAGTTTCCTGAGCGCTATCACTCAATTGAGAAAGGGATTATCCCTGTTAACCAGGCAGAGTGCATGCTGACGGAAATGTTGGCCAAGTTCACAGAAACTGAAGCTCTGGAAGGGAGGATATATGCGTGCGACCAATGCAACA GCAAACGACGAAAGTCTTCTCCCAAACCTCTTGTTCTGAGTGAAGCTAAAAAGCAGTTAATGATCTACAGACTACCTCAGGTCCTCCGACTGCACCTTAAACGATTCAG GTGGTCTGAACGCAATCACCGTGAGAAGATTGGGGTCCATGTCCTCTTTGACCAGGTACTAAACATGGAACCTTACTGCTGCAGGgactctctctcctctcttgaCAAAGAGACCTTTGTCTATGACCTCTCCGCTGTGGTGATGCATCATGGTAAAGGGTTTGGCTCAGGACACTACACAGCATATTGCTACAACACAGAGGGAG GTTTTTGGGTCCACTGCAATGACTCCAAACTGAATGTATGCAGCGTGGAGGAGGTGTGCAAAACCCAGGCCTACATTCTTTTTTACACTCAAAGAACCGTGCAGGACAAAGCAAGAATCTCAGAAAAACAACTCCAAGCTCAGGTGCTGTCCAAAAATACTGATAAAGACAGAAGACTGACATTCCCATGA